Part of the Candidatus Obscuribacterales bacterium genome is shown below.
ATCAACAAGCCCCATAGATTCTCAGCTTGCAGGATCGGCACCACCAGATTGGCCTTGACCTGTAGGGTCTCCAGCATCTCGACGTGACAGGCCTGCAGGGATGCCTGTGTGATGTCATCAATGGCGCGGATATGCCCCTGTTCATAAGGGCGATGCCATTGTGAAGCAAAGCACGGATCGTGGATGGTTTCACCGATGATGCTCAAGGCTGGATAGCTGACGGCTTCAGCAATGACCGTACCGCTCCAGTTAGCCTGGAAACGGAAAATCAAAGCGCGATCGGTAGCCAACAATTGCTGCACTTCCGACACAGCAGCATTAAGAATGTCTTGGAGTTGGAGTGATTGGCGAATCCGCTGGGTGATCAGGCGCAACAGCCGTTCTTGCCGCATGCCCTGGCGCATCAAGTCTTCCTGCTGCTGCAAGCGTTTATTTTGATCTAAAAGCTGTTGCTTTTGACGCACAATCGTAAGCTGGCAGGAGATACGCGCTAGGATTTCTCCCGTTTGAACAGGTTTCGTGATGTAATCCACGGCACCCACTTCAAAGGCCCGAACCTTTTCCTGACTCTGATCCTCGGCACTCAAGAAAATCACCGGAATATCACAGGTATCCGGTTGAGACTTGAGGGTGGCGCAGAGTTCATAGCCATCCATGTCCGGCATCCGAACATCCAGCAAGATCAAGTCTGGCCGCTCTGCTTGGATGGTACTAAGCGCCATTTTGCCCGAAAGGGCTTTACGCACGTCGTAGCCATGCTGAATCAAGAGGGCCGACATCATCCGCACGTGATCAATTTGATCATCAATAACCAGAAGATTGGCATTAGGAGATGTCATAGACCTTAACTGGATAACAAGATGACAGCGTTCGTTTCTAGAGTAGGGTTTGGCACACTCACACCTAGGAGAACGTAGCCAATGTGGACGAGCTAGATGGCAGCAACCCAATACTCTCTGGATAAAAAATTAAGCCCATCTCTACTTAGTATTCCGCCAAAACTCAGAATCGAACACATACTGGGCAAATTAAGAGGCGATCGCCCCATCGATCACCTGTCGTCTTAGCTTGAACGGTGGGCACTAGATGGAAGGGTGAGCCTAGGATGAGAAGGTGAGATTGGGTGTTGGATGTGGGCTATAGTGGCGGTGGATTTTTGATCGATGCCTTGCCAGCCTTGCCTGACTATTCCTGTTTGAACGTCCCCTAGACCTGCGATCGCCCCCATGATGAATGCCCCCGAATCTAAGACCCAGATATCTCTCTTTTCTGCTGACCATTTGCGGACATTGCAGCGGCCAACGCTGGTAGAACCGAGTTTAGAAATGAGCCATGATGCCTTAGTGCATTGGATAGAAGCGATCGCTGCCTTTCAACGTACCGTCACGATTACTCCGCCACTGCAGCAGACCAGCTTGTTTGACACTGCTGCCGAACCGCTCCTCGATGCGGAGGCGATCGATCCCTTTCAGTTGCCGCGCCAAAATGCCGAATTCTGGCGCTGGAAGGCTGATGACGCTGGCGTTGCGGCTCTCTATTTTGTGATTGACTGCACCGTGCCCATCTTGCTCTACGTAGGCGAAACGGTGAAGTCCAACCAGCGCTGGAAA
Proteins encoded:
- a CDS encoding GIY-YIG nuclease family protein, producing the protein MMNAPESKTQISLFSADHLRTLQRPTLVEPSLEMSHDALVHWIEAIAAFQRTVTITPPLQQTSLFDTAAEPLLDAEAIDPFQLPRQNAEFWRWKADDAGVAALYFVIDCTVPILLYVGETVKSNQRWKGLHDCKRYLMNYRQIHQRHQRPSSLNIAFWRDAPADTRQRQRLESALIHKWRSPFNKENWTFWGTPFTTGS